One stretch of Methylopila sp. 73B DNA includes these proteins:
- a CDS encoding GNAT family N-acetyltransferase, with translation MSQIDVRPVEGKRDLDRFITLPNRLQAADPNFVPQLTMERREALSPAKNPLFRHVQAQFFLAWRDGAPVGRISAQSDDRVADCGHFGLLAGEDDPEVFRALFAAAEAWLKAKGRTEVRGPFNLSINEECGLLVDGFDSAPMLFMPHDARYVAARVEEQGYAKAMDLFAYLHLTSDPFPKAVERIIERPRPPEVVVRHLDWKRYDEEIATVIDIFNDAWSENWGFVPFSPEELDHLAKSLKLLIDERLLWIVEVSGRAAAFGVGLPNLNEMIADFGGKLLPFNWAKLVWRLKRMTYTSGRVALMGVRKEYARSFLGRAMPIYIFDEFRKEGRRRGIERVEMSWVLESNMPMRHMGEALSNGSAYKTYRIYRKALA, from the coding sequence ATGAGCCAGATCGACGTCCGCCCGGTCGAAGGCAAGCGCGACCTCGACCGCTTCATCACGCTGCCGAACCGGTTGCAGGCGGCCGACCCGAACTTTGTCCCCCAGCTGACTATGGAGCGGCGCGAGGCGCTGTCGCCGGCCAAGAACCCGCTGTTCCGGCACGTCCAGGCGCAGTTCTTCCTGGCGTGGCGCGACGGCGCGCCCGTCGGCCGCATCAGCGCGCAGAGCGACGATCGGGTGGCCGATTGCGGCCACTTCGGCCTTCTCGCCGGCGAGGACGACCCGGAGGTGTTCCGCGCCCTGTTCGCCGCGGCGGAAGCCTGGCTGAAGGCGAAGGGACGGACCGAGGTCCGCGGGCCGTTCAACCTGTCGATCAACGAGGAGTGCGGGTTGCTGGTCGACGGCTTCGACTCGGCCCCGATGCTGTTCATGCCGCACGACGCGCGCTACGTCGCGGCCCGCGTCGAAGAGCAGGGCTACGCCAAGGCGATGGACCTGTTCGCCTACCTGCACCTCACCAGCGACCCCTTCCCCAAGGCGGTCGAGCGCATTATCGAGCGCCCGCGGCCGCCGGAGGTCGTGGTGCGGCACCTCGACTGGAAGCGGTACGACGAAGAGATCGCGACCGTCATCGACATCTTCAACGACGCCTGGTCGGAGAACTGGGGCTTCGTGCCGTTCAGCCCCGAAGAGCTCGACCACCTGGCGAAGTCGCTGAAACTGCTGATCGACGAGCGGCTGCTCTGGATCGTCGAAGTGTCCGGCCGCGCCGCGGCCTTCGGGGTCGGCCTGCCCAACCTCAACGAGATGATCGCGGACTTCGGCGGCAAGCTGCTGCCGTTCAACTGGGCGAAGCTCGTCTGGCGACTGAAGCGCATGACCTACACCAGCGGCCGGGTGGCGCTGATGGGCGTGCGCAAGGAGTACGCCCGCTCGTTCCTCGGCCGGGCCATGCCGATCTACATCTTCGACGAGTTCCGCAAGGAGGGCCGCCGCCGCGGGATCGAGCGGGTGGAGATGTCCTGGGTGCTCGAGAGCAACATGCCGATGCGGCACATGGGCGAGGCGCTCTCGAACGGCTCCGCCTACAAGACCTACCGCATCTACCGCAAGGCGCTGGCGTGA
- a CDS encoding diacylglycerol kinase family protein: MTALGVLANARSWRGVEGLVGAPGVVAETPDGIGGYGPAIARLKAGGVSVIAVAGGDGTLREALTALVAAYDGAPPPIAFVPRGKTNVAAADVGGVKDLAALAAAVASGAEPRRREIRRPMRVTADGVARYGFVFGCGAFERGVRLANAQVHKRGFAQGVGLGLAVASSISAAFSGAEREAWRRGVSASVAVDGGSALAQDRFVLLATTLHKLMLGLWPFWGEGAGEIRLLDVAAPPRRLARALIAVGRRRPAPWMAEAGYVSLRADHLALDLAAPFILDGDTFHAGPDRRIELATGPAVTFVTY, translated from the coding sequence GTGACCGCTCTCGGCGTTCTCGCGAACGCCAGGAGCTGGCGCGGCGTCGAGGGCCTTGTCGGCGCGCCCGGCGTCGTGGCGGAAACGCCCGACGGGATCGGCGGCTACGGACCGGCCATCGCACGGCTGAAGGCCGGCGGCGTGAGCGTGATCGCGGTCGCCGGCGGCGACGGCACGCTGCGCGAGGCTTTGACCGCGCTCGTCGCGGCCTATGACGGCGCGCCGCCGCCGATCGCCTTCGTGCCCCGCGGCAAGACCAACGTGGCGGCGGCGGACGTCGGCGGCGTGAAGGACCTCGCCGCTCTCGCGGCGGCGGTCGCGTCCGGCGCCGAGCCGCGCCGACGCGAGATCCGGCGGCCGATGCGCGTCACGGCGGACGGCGTCGCGCGCTACGGCTTCGTGTTCGGCTGCGGCGCCTTCGAGCGGGGCGTCCGGCTCGCCAACGCCCAGGTCCACAAGCGCGGTTTCGCGCAGGGCGTGGGCCTTGGCCTGGCGGTGGCGTCCAGCATCAGCGCGGCGTTCTCCGGGGCCGAGCGCGAAGCCTGGCGCCGCGGGGTCTCGGCGTCCGTCGCGGTCGACGGCGGGTCGGCGCTTGCGCAGGACCGCTTCGTGCTGCTCGCGACCACGCTTCACAAGCTGATGCTCGGGCTCTGGCCGTTCTGGGGCGAAGGCGCGGGCGAGATCCGCCTGCTCGACGTAGCCGCGCCGCCGCGGCGGCTGGCGCGGGCGCTGATCGCCGTCGGCCGGCGGCGCCCGGCGCCGTGGATGGCGGAGGCCGGCTACGTCAGCCTGCGCGCGGACCACCTCGCGCTCGACCTCGCCGCGCCCTTCATCCTCGACGGCGACACGTTCCACGCCGGCCCCGACCGCCGGATCGAACTCGCGACGGGGCCGGCGGTGACGTTCGTGACGTATTGA
- a CDS encoding LptF/LptG family permease, producing MRVLRYMSLRFLALATVATLVLASIAEVLDLVDNAGDILDRGEGAAGFGTYLLLRVPTLISHAIPLGVLVGALMTLSLLARNSEIVAMRASGRSTGNLFAMMFPAAFLIASLQCVMLDAVLPKTEQRLALWWAEGQEPKFDGAKPVWLRIGDDVLSFEGIADRGRTLKNLKVFERSPDKAATGRLTAAEARWEKKRWTLTGATYASFKRGVSNAAVSADGVWTTTFTPADAVAAMEPFGQISAAAAQAVISGQRVANAPLSFYETQFHRVFAAPMAAVVMLLLAMPGAFVNWRDARSAKHAMTGLALGLVFLVCDGLLTSLGLAAILPPIIAAWSGTVLFLGIGAWNLNRMEQGLARPSRRRTLALETGR from the coding sequence ATGCGCGTTCTTCGCTACATGAGCCTGCGCTTCCTTGCGCTTGCGACCGTCGCCACCCTCGTGCTCGCCTCGATCGCGGAGGTGCTCGACCTCGTGGACAACGCGGGCGACATCCTCGATCGCGGCGAGGGCGCCGCGGGCTTCGGAACCTATCTGCTGCTCAGGGTACCGACGCTGATCTCCCACGCCATTCCGCTCGGCGTGCTGGTCGGCGCGCTGATGACGCTGAGCCTGCTGGCGCGCAACAGCGAGATCGTCGCGATGCGGGCCTCGGGGCGCAGCACCGGGAACCTGTTCGCGATGATGTTCCCGGCCGCCTTCCTGATCGCGAGCCTCCAATGCGTGATGCTGGACGCGGTGCTGCCGAAGACGGAGCAGCGGCTCGCATTGTGGTGGGCGGAGGGCCAGGAGCCCAAGTTCGACGGCGCGAAGCCGGTATGGCTTCGGATCGGCGACGACGTCCTGTCGTTCGAGGGCATCGCGGATCGCGGGCGGACGCTGAAGAACCTCAAGGTCTTCGAGCGCTCGCCCGACAAGGCCGCGACGGGGCGCTTGACGGCCGCCGAGGCGCGCTGGGAGAAGAAGCGCTGGACGCTCACCGGCGCGACCTACGCCTCCTTCAAGCGCGGCGTCTCGAACGCCGCCGTGTCGGCCGACGGCGTATGGACGACCACTTTCACCCCCGCCGACGCCGTCGCCGCCATGGAGCCGTTCGGCCAGATCTCCGCGGCGGCGGCGCAGGCCGTCATCAGCGGGCAACGGGTGGCGAACGCGCCGCTCTCGTTCTACGAGACTCAGTTCCACCGCGTGTTCGCGGCCCCCATGGCGGCCGTCGTCATGCTGCTGCTGGCGATGCCGGGCGCCTTCGTGAACTGGCGCGACGCGCGCTCCGCGAAGCACGCCATGACCGGGCTCGCGCTCGGCCTCGTCTTCCTGGTCTGCGACGGACTGCTGACCTCGCTCGGGCTCGCGGCGATCCTGCCGCCGATCATCGCCGCCTGGTCCGGGACCGTCCTGTTCCTCGGGATCGGCGCCTGGAACCTCAACCGCATGGAGCAGGGCCTCGCGCGGCCGAGCCGCCGGCGGACGCTCGCCCTGGAGACCGGCCGATGA
- a CDS encoding NTP transferase domain-containing protein — protein MTRTALVLAGVRPGRDALAEFAGVTHKALIPIGGVPMVERVIAALRDSGRIDRIVVSIDRPELIDLPGVEVLKSSTSVSRSVGEAFEALGAPLLVTTADHALLEPEWIRWFLDHLPDADVVAGLARDRDVMAAAPDTKRTFLRFRDGRFSGCNLFYLRDPRAGRAIQMWQIVENERKKPFALLRRLGIGAVIAALFGRLTLGYAMRRIEQIAGCSAGVVELPFGRAAIDVDKPADLVLVRKMIEG, from the coding sequence GTGACCCGCACCGCGCTCGTGCTGGCGGGCGTCCGGCCGGGCCGCGACGCGCTCGCGGAGTTCGCCGGCGTCACCCACAAGGCGCTGATCCCGATCGGCGGCGTCCCCATGGTGGAGCGGGTGATCGCGGCGCTGCGCGACAGCGGCCGGATTGACCGCATCGTCGTCTCGATCGACCGGCCGGAGTTGATCGATCTTCCCGGAGTCGAGGTTCTGAAATCATCGACCTCGGTCAGCCGCAGCGTCGGCGAGGCCTTCGAGGCGCTCGGCGCGCCGCTGCTGGTCACCACCGCCGACCACGCGCTGCTGGAGCCGGAGTGGATCCGCTGGTTCCTCGACCATCTGCCCGACGCCGACGTGGTGGCGGGGCTGGCGCGCGACCGCGACGTGATGGCGGCGGCGCCGGACACCAAGCGCACCTTCCTGCGCTTCCGCGACGGCCGCTTCTCCGGCTGCAACCTGTTCTACCTGCGCGACCCGCGGGCCGGGCGGGCGATCCAGATGTGGCAGATCGTGGAGAACGAGCGGAAGAAGCCCTTCGCCCTACTCCGCCGCCTCGGGATTGGGGCCGTGATCGCCGCCCTGTTCGGCCGTCTCACGCTCGGCTACGCCATGCGCCGGATCGAGCAGATCGCCGGCTGCTCGGCAGGCGTCGTCGAGCTGCCCTTCGGCCGCGCCGCGATCGACGTCGACAAGCCGGCCGACCTGGTGCTGGTCCGGAAAATGATCGAGGGCTGA
- a CDS encoding aminotransferase class I/II-fold pyridoxal phosphate-dependent enzyme produces MSIFGKFAALSARYDRLKQSGADPFSVKFDDILSSVEGVVRGKKTLLFGTNNYLGLTFDEVAMEQSADAIRHHGTGTTGSRIANGSYKVHAELERELADFYRRKHCMVFSTGYQANLGMISTLVGKDDHLFLDADSHASIYDGSRLGHAPVVRFRHNNPDDLAKRLRRLADQPGDKLIVVEGIYSMLGDTAPLKEFVDVKREYGAYLMVDEAHSMGVLGRDGRGLAEREGVEDDVDFVVGTFSKSLASVGGFCVSSLEGFEILRLASRPYMFTASLPPSIMSSTISALKTLRREPERRTKLTANSRRFYNGLRGAGFNVGPECTPIVAVIIDNPDVAVAFWKRLLDEGMYLNLALPPATPNSSAFLRSSVSAAHADEHIDFAIALMTRIGREFGLLPNETNVCPFPVSAERLGATAATARALPTAMGAGAGMA; encoded by the coding sequence ATGTCGATTTTTGGTAAGTTTGCGGCGCTCAGCGCGCGGTACGATCGTCTGAAGCAGAGCGGGGCCGATCCGTTTTCGGTGAAGTTCGACGACATTCTGTCCTCGGTCGAAGGCGTCGTGCGCGGCAAGAAGACCTTGCTGTTCGGCACCAACAACTACCTCGGGCTGACCTTCGACGAGGTCGCCATGGAGCAGTCTGCGGACGCCATCCGCCACCACGGCACTGGCACCACCGGCTCCCGCATCGCCAACGGCAGCTACAAGGTCCACGCCGAGCTCGAGCGCGAGCTCGCGGACTTCTACCGCCGCAAGCACTGCATGGTGTTCTCCACCGGCTACCAGGCCAACCTCGGCATGATCTCGACGCTGGTCGGCAAGGACGACCACCTGTTCCTGGACGCCGACAGCCACGCCTCGATCTACGACGGCTCGCGCCTCGGCCACGCGCCGGTGGTCCGCTTCCGCCACAACAACCCCGACGACCTCGCCAAGCGCCTCCGCCGCCTCGCCGACCAGCCGGGCGACAAGCTGATCGTGGTCGAGGGCATCTACTCGATGCTGGGCGACACCGCCCCGCTGAAGGAGTTCGTCGACGTCAAGCGCGAGTACGGCGCCTACCTGATGGTGGACGAGGCCCACTCCATGGGCGTGCTCGGCCGCGACGGCCGCGGCCTCGCCGAGCGTGAAGGCGTCGAGGACGACGTCGACTTCGTGGTCGGCACTTTCTCGAAGAGCCTCGCCAGCGTCGGCGGCTTCTGCGTCTCGAGCCTCGAGGGCTTCGAGATCCTGCGGCTCGCCTCGCGGCCTTACATGTTCACGGCCTCGCTGCCGCCGTCGATCATGTCCTCGACGATCTCCGCACTGAAGACGCTGCGGCGCGAGCCCGAGCGCCGGACCAAGCTGACCGCCAACAGCCGCCGGTTCTACAACGGCCTGCGCGGCGCCGGCTTCAACGTCGGCCCGGAGTGCACCCCGATCGTGGCGGTCATCATCGACAACCCGGACGTCGCGGTGGCGTTCTGGAAGCGGCTGCTGGATGAGGGCATGTACCTCAACCTCGCGCTGCCGCCCGCAACGCCGAATTCGTCCGCTTTCCTGCGCTCCAGCGTCAGCGCCGCGCATGCCGACGAGCACATCGACTTCGCGATCGCGCTGATGACGCGCATCGGCCGCGAGTTCGGCCTGCTGCCGAACGAGACCAACGTCTGCCCGTTCCCGGTCAGCGCAGAACGCCTCGGCGCCACAGCCGCCACAGCACGGGCCCTGCCGACAGCAATGGGTGCCGGCGCTGGAATGGCGTGA
- a CDS encoding CDP-alcohol phosphatidyltransferase family protein: MSSAERLTRQLARAGVAEVRETAEALPQDGEVLLLRVDYAFEQRLIDALAERPGAVLLDGAVPVAAHVSAAEAPGVAAAIAQGSAAGLPATVERLDSEGLAGSYNRKLRKREIAYLIPLSPETVDEVEARSFAGSYKGVTDAVTKYVWPVPARIVTKWCAVRRITPNAVTYVGLVLVFAAMWAFWTGHYLPGLLAAWIMTFLDTVDGKLARVTMTSSEFGNVLDHGIDLVHPPFWWMAWVFGLPAAGFSGAGAEWMIAIIFGGYILQRVEEGIFLRLFGMHMHVWRPFDSFFRLITARRNPNLVLLTAFTLFGRPDLGMYAVIVWIVLSFLVHTAQIVQAVIARRRSPIVSWLDAA; the protein is encoded by the coding sequence ATGTCCTCGGCCGAACGCCTGACCCGGCAGCTGGCGCGTGCCGGCGTGGCGGAGGTGCGCGAAACGGCGGAGGCTCTGCCCCAAGACGGCGAGGTTCTTCTGCTGCGCGTGGACTACGCGTTCGAGCAGCGTCTGATCGACGCGCTGGCCGAGCGGCCGGGCGCCGTGCTGCTCGACGGGGCAGTCCCGGTCGCGGCGCATGTGTCGGCGGCTGAGGCGCCGGGCGTGGCCGCGGCCATCGCGCAGGGGTCGGCCGCGGGCCTGCCCGCCACGGTGGAGCGTCTTGATTCCGAGGGGCTGGCCGGCTCCTACAACAGGAAGCTCCGCAAGCGCGAGATCGCCTATCTCATCCCGCTCAGCCCTGAGACGGTGGACGAGGTCGAGGCGCGCAGCTTCGCGGGTTCGTACAAAGGCGTCACCGACGCCGTCACGAAGTACGTCTGGCCGGTTCCGGCGCGCATCGTGACTAAGTGGTGCGCCGTGCGCCGGATAACGCCGAACGCCGTCACCTACGTCGGGCTGGTCCTCGTCTTCGCCGCGATGTGGGCGTTCTGGACGGGGCACTACCTGCCCGGACTGCTCGCCGCGTGGATCATGACCTTCCTCGACACCGTCGACGGCAAGCTCGCCCGCGTCACCATGACCTCGAGCGAGTTCGGCAACGTGCTGGACCATGGCATCGACCTGGTGCACCCGCCGTTCTGGTGGATGGCCTGGGTCTTCGGGCTTCCGGCGGCCGGGTTTTCGGGAGCCGGGGCCGAGTGGATGATCGCGATCATCTTCGGCGGCTACATTCTGCAGCGGGTCGAGGAGGGGATCTTCCTGCGGCTGTTCGGCATGCATATGCACGTCTGGCGGCCGTTCGACAGCTTCTTTCGGCTGATCACCGCCCGCCGCAATCCGAACCTGGTGCTGCTGACGGCGTTCACGCTCTTCGGCCGTCCCGATCTCGGGATGTACGCCGTGATCGTGTGGATCGTGCTGAGCTTCCTCGTGCACACCGCGCAGATTGTCCAGGCAGTGATCGCCCGCCGCCGCTCGCCGATCGTCTCCTGGCTGGACGCGGCGTGA
- a CDS encoding phosphocholine cytidylyltransferase family protein, giving the protein MKVVILSAGQGRRLLPLTAETPKCLIPFSGRSLLEWQVRALVAAGVDDVTVVTGFEAEKVEAALAEIDLPGATLRTTHNPFYELADNLASCWIARHRMTGEFLILNGDTLIEPGIVRRVLESPATAPITVTIDRKADYDTDDMKVREEDGRLLAIGKTLPDDLVTGESIGFLRFTEEGGATFVGEIERLMRSEEGLKRWYLSAIDGIARYKGGVGVRSIEGLEWGELDFPADVDHAVELTGRWVERGL; this is encoded by the coding sequence GTGAAGGTCGTCATCTTGAGCGCGGGGCAGGGCCGTCGCCTTCTCCCGCTCACCGCCGAGACGCCGAAGTGCCTGATCCCGTTCTCCGGCCGCAGCCTGCTGGAGTGGCAGGTGCGGGCGCTGGTCGCCGCCGGCGTCGACGACGTCACCGTCGTGACGGGCTTTGAAGCCGAGAAGGTCGAGGCGGCGCTGGCCGAGATCGATCTGCCCGGCGCGACGCTCCGGACCACGCACAACCCGTTCTACGAGCTCGCCGACAACCTCGCGAGCTGCTGGATCGCCCGTCATCGGATGACCGGCGAGTTCCTGATCCTGAACGGCGACACGCTGATCGAACCCGGCATCGTCCGGCGCGTGCTGGAAAGCCCGGCGACCGCCCCGATCACGGTGACGATCGACCGCAAGGCCGACTACGACACCGACGACATGAAGGTGCGGGAGGAGGACGGCCGGCTGCTCGCCATCGGCAAGACGCTGCCGGACGATCTCGTCACCGGCGAATCGATCGGCTTCCTGCGCTTCACGGAGGAGGGCGGCGCGACCTTCGTGGGCGAGATCGAGCGCCTGATGCGCTCGGAGGAGGGCCTCAAGCGCTGGTATCTCTCCGCCATCGACGGCATCGCCCGCTACAAGGGCGGCGTCGGCGTGCGCTCGATCGAGGGGCTGGAGTGGGGCGAGCTGGACTTCCCCGCCGACGTCGATCATGCGGTCGAGCTGACGGGCCGCTGGGTCGAACGCGGGCTCTAA
- a CDS encoding HIT family protein, which produces MPNPTMLKFGHPATVVGETELWSVQIRPKQPGFGSLVLVCKEDASAFGALSPAAFAELGRVVAGLEPALKRLAGYDKINYLMLMMVDPDVHFHVIPRHATPRAFEGVTFVDAGWPGPPALGEGPELDAGTIAALKAALAAIWTAP; this is translated from the coding sequence ATGCCCAACCCTACGATGCTAAAGTTCGGCCACCCCGCGACGGTGGTGGGCGAAACCGAGCTGTGGTCGGTGCAGATCCGGCCGAAGCAACCCGGCTTCGGCTCGCTCGTGCTGGTCTGCAAGGAGGACGCGTCCGCCTTCGGCGCGCTGAGCCCTGCGGCCTTCGCGGAGCTGGGCCGCGTGGTGGCCGGCCTCGAACCGGCGCTGAAGCGCTTGGCCGGCTACGACAAGATCAATTATCTGATGCTGATGATGGTCGACCCCGACGTCCACTTCCACGTGATCCCCCGCCACGCGACGCCGCGGGCCTTCGAAGGCGTGACCTTCGTCGACGCCGGATGGCCCGGGCCGCCCGCGCTCGGCGAGGGGCCGGAGCTCGACGCCGGGACGATCGCCGCCCTCAAGGCCGCCCTGGCGGCCATCTGGACCGCGCCGTGA
- a CDS encoding LptF/LptG family permease, with amino-acid sequence MTQTSKARGTLPGFGLLQRYVTALTLRPMLLSLGVVLAGLLLERVLRIVDVLAAAGAPVYLVFALSASLVPHYLGFAMPAAFALGVFAAFSRLSSGAELESMLSSGVSVWSLAKPLMAIGAVIAALNLLVSGYLDPYSRYSYRSILNSSVSYAWRAHAPAATFINVRDGLTVTADEVDNTGRNLKGVFIEDRAGGLETLTTARAGKLEVTPDGKQLQLRLSDGVVLRNAAGQRPSTLRFRDLVFDKTFALEAPPFRPRGGNERELTLNELWSEMSEAAPSAPYRKLSAEFHSRIVRSLAIVFLPLLIIPLSMTMRRQNRVANMGVAALALILFQNVLQIGETLAEKGLAPAPLLTWGPLAGLVAVSAFLFTTGTDRPGDSAISRFTDQLSALAAAAGRAIAPLFRRRAAARG; translated from the coding sequence GTGACGCAAACGTCCAAGGCGCGTGGAACGCTGCCCGGCTTCGGCCTGCTGCAGCGCTACGTCACGGCCCTGACCCTCAGGCCGATGCTGCTGTCGCTCGGCGTGGTGCTCGCGGGGCTGTTGCTCGAGCGCGTGCTGCGCATCGTCGACGTGCTGGCCGCGGCGGGAGCCCCGGTCTATCTCGTGTTCGCGCTCTCGGCGAGCCTCGTCCCGCATTACCTCGGCTTCGCCATGCCGGCCGCCTTCGCGCTCGGCGTCTTCGCCGCCTTCTCGCGGCTGTCCAGCGGGGCCGAACTCGAGTCGATGCTGTCCTCGGGCGTGTCGGTGTGGTCGCTGGCGAAGCCGCTGATGGCGATCGGCGCCGTGATCGCCGCCCTCAACCTGCTGGTCTCGGGCTATCTCGATCCCTACAGCCGCTACAGCTACCGGTCGATCCTGAACTCCTCGGTCTCCTACGCCTGGCGCGCGCACGCGCCGGCCGCCACCTTCATCAACGTGCGCGACGGGCTGACCGTCACCGCCGACGAGGTCGACAACACCGGGCGCAATCTCAAAGGCGTCTTCATCGAGGACCGCGCCGGCGGCCTCGAGACGCTCACCACGGCGCGCGCCGGAAAGCTGGAGGTGACCCCGGACGGCAAGCAGCTCCAGCTGCGGCTCTCCGACGGCGTCGTCCTGCGCAACGCCGCCGGGCAGCGCCCGAGCACGCTGCGGTTCCGCGACCTCGTCTTCGACAAGACCTTCGCGCTCGAGGCGCCGCCCTTCCGGCCGCGCGGCGGCAACGAGCGCGAGCTGACGCTGAACGAGCTTTGGAGCGAGATGAGCGAGGCTGCGCCCTCCGCGCCCTATCGCAAGCTGTCGGCGGAGTTCCACTCCCGCATCGTGCGCTCGCTCGCGATCGTGTTCCTGCCGCTGCTGATCATCCCGCTCAGCATGACGATGCGGCGGCAGAACCGCGTGGCCAACATGGGAGTGGCGGCGCTCGCCCTGATCCTGTTCCAGAACGTGCTGCAGATCGGCGAGACGCTGGCGGAAAAGGGTCTCGCGCCCGCGCCGCTGCTCACCTGGGGCCCGCTGGCGGGGCTCGTGGCGGTCTCGGCGTTCCTGTTCACGACCGGCACCGATCGACCGGGGGATTCGGCGATCTCGCGCTTCACCGACCAGCTCTCGGCGCTCGCCGCCGCGGCGGGGCGCGCGATCGCGCCGCTGTTCCGCCGACGGGCGGCCGCGAGGGGCTGA
- the oxlT gene encoding oxalate/formate MFS antiporter, translating to MENANVSATKWSQLALGVLCMAMIANLQYGWTLFVDPIDAKFHWGRAAIQFAFTLFVATETWLVPVEAWFVDRYGPRVVVAFGGVMISLAWVLDSYADSLPLLYLAAVIGGVGAGSVYGTCVGNALKWFPDRRGLAAGATAAGFGAGAALTVVPIAKMIASSGYESAFLTFGLIQGGVVVVVAFLLKKPAVLAPIRRKTLRLPQSSVDRKPGEALRTPVFWVMYAMFVMVASGGLMAAAQIAPIAKDFNVAGVPVSMFGLQMAALTLAISLDRIFDGFGRPLFGYLSDQIGRENTMFLAFLIAAAAVCTLLTFGHNPIVFVFATAAYFGVFGEIYSLFPATCGDTFGSKFAATNAGLLYTAKGSAAFLVPFASVLSAAYGWSAVFALIIGLNVAAALIALFVLKPLRLRYLSQDEQPTIPLAAEAPLRAV from the coding sequence ATGGAAAACGCAAACGTATCTGCGACCAAGTGGTCGCAGCTCGCTCTCGGCGTGCTGTGCATGGCGATGATCGCAAACCTCCAGTACGGCTGGACGCTGTTCGTCGATCCTATCGACGCCAAATTTCACTGGGGCCGCGCGGCCATCCAGTTCGCCTTCACCCTTTTCGTCGCGACCGAGACTTGGCTGGTGCCGGTCGAGGCCTGGTTCGTGGACCGCTACGGCCCGCGCGTCGTCGTCGCCTTCGGCGGCGTCATGATCTCGCTCGCCTGGGTGCTCGACTCCTACGCGGACTCGCTTCCCCTGCTGTATCTCGCCGCGGTGATCGGCGGCGTCGGCGCGGGATCGGTCTACGGCACCTGCGTCGGCAACGCCCTCAAGTGGTTTCCGGACCGCCGCGGCTTGGCGGCCGGCGCGACAGCCGCCGGTTTCGGCGCGGGCGCCGCGCTGACGGTGGTGCCGATCGCCAAGATGATCGCCTCGAGCGGTTACGAAAGCGCGTTTCTGACCTTCGGCCTGATCCAGGGCGGGGTGGTCGTCGTGGTCGCCTTCCTGCTGAAGAAGCCCGCGGTGCTCGCGCCGATCCGCCGCAAGACGCTCCGCCTGCCGCAGAGTTCGGTGGACCGCAAGCCGGGCGAGGCGCTGCGCACGCCCGTGTTCTGGGTGATGTACGCGATGTTCGTGATGGTGGCGTCGGGCGGCCTGATGGCCGCGGCCCAGATCGCGCCGATCGCCAAGGACTTCAACGTGGCGGGCGTCCCCGTCAGCATGTTCGGTCTGCAGATGGCGGCGCTGACGCTCGCGATTTCGCTGGATCGCATCTTCGACGGCTTCGGCCGGCCGCTGTTCGGTTACCTCTCCGACCAGATCGGCCGGGAGAACACGATGTTCCTCGCGTTCTTGATCGCCGCGGCCGCCGTCTGCACGCTGCTGACCTTCGGCCACAACCCGATCGTCTTCGTGTTCGCGACCGCAGCCTATTTTGGGGTGTTCGGCGAGATCTACAGCCTGTTCCCGGCCACCTGCGGCGACACCTTCGGGTCGAAGTTCGCGGCCACGAACGCCGGTCTGCTCTACACGGCCAAAGGCTCAGCGGCCTTCCTGGTCCCGTTCGCGAGCGTCCTGTCTGCGGCCTACGGCTGGTCCGCCGTGTTCGCGCTGATCATCGGCCTGAACGTCGCCGCGGCGCTCATAGCGCTGTTCGTGCTCAAGCCGCTCCGGCTGCGCTACCTGTCGCAGGACGAGCAGCCGACGATCCCGCTCGCCGCCGAGGCGCCTTTGCGCGCGGTCTGA
- a CDS encoding acyl carrier protein, translated as MSEEKNELLAEISEVLETVVNRRVELRTDMNIVNDLGLDSIAVMNFCMALEDKFDISIPLHDMASVVTVDDLAKTIQALRSNA; from the coding sequence ATGAGTGAAGAGAAAAACGAGTTGCTCGCCGAGATTTCCGAAGTGCTAGAGACGGTAGTCAATCGGCGGGTCGAGTTACGGACGGATATGAACATCGTGAACGATCTTGGCCTCGATTCAATTGCCGTGATGAACTTCTGCATGGCGCTGGAGGACAAGTTCGACATCTCGATTCCGCTGCATGACATGGCGAGCGTTGTGACCGTCGACGATCTAGCGAAGACGATCCAAGCTCTGCGGAGTAATGCGTGA